In Stegostoma tigrinum isolate sSteTig4 chromosome 35, sSteTig4.hap1, whole genome shotgun sequence, one genomic interval encodes:
- the LOC125447371 gene encoding forkhead box protein D2-like, protein MTLGSEMTARPVDVEEADVDVVGEDSESALGLSPQQQEEEEEEEEATLPLAATAAPPPGDKEARTPPQKPLVKPPYSYIALITMAILQSPKKRLTLSEICEFISTRFAYYKEKFPAWQNSIRHNLSLNDCFVKMAREPGNPGKGNYWTLDPNSADMFDNGSFLRRRKRFKRQPHIGVLRGHTSLHPALSYGPYGYGVQLPSSGYPALTFQHPHHCPMPAPGTLLPASLAGFIHQGRELNPKSLGPPLSPQPPAPIKVESTSSLAAFSLDSPLSSSGSPPVYPTPVISAILSPAPSQIDVNCAQLQPGAKFAGKLLQPHNCRY, encoded by the coding sequence ATGACTTTGGGGTCGGAGATGACAGCGAGGCCGGTCGATGTTGAAGAAGCGGACGTGGATGTGGTGGGTGAGGACAGCGAGTCCGCGCTCGGGCTCTCGCCGcagcagcaggaggaggaggaggaggaggaagaggcgACCCTCCCGCTGGCGGCTACGGCGGCGCCTCCTCCCGGTGACAAAGAGGCGAGGACGCCGCCTCAGAAACCGCTGGTGAAACCCCCTTACTCCTACATTGCCCTGATCACCATGGCTATCCTCCAAAGTCCTAAGAAGAGGTTGACCCTGAGCGAAATCTGTGAGTTTATCAGCACCAGATTCGCCTATTACAAAGAGAAATTCCCAGCTTGGCAAAACTCTATCCGCCATAACCTGTCCCTCAATGACTGCTTCGTCAAGATGGCAAGAGAGCCCGGCAATCCCGGCAAGGGCAATTATTGGACCCTGGATCCCAACTCCGCCGATATGTTCGATAATGGTAGCTTCCTGAGGAGGAGAAAGCGTTTTAAACGGCAGCCCCATATTGGAGTGTTACGGGGTCACACATCTCTCCACCCAGCACTGAGCTACGGCCCCTACGGCTACGGTGTACAGCTCCCAAGCTCCGGGTACCCGGCCCTGACCTTCCAGCACCCTCACCACTGCCCCATGCCAGCTCCAGGTACCCTCTTGCCCGCCTCCCTGGCTGGCTTTATCCACCAGGGGAGAGAGCTGAATCCCAAATCTCTTGGCCCTCCGCTCAgtccccagcccccagccccgaTCAAAGTCGAGTCAACTTCGTCCCTGGCTGCTTTCTCCCTGGACAGCCCGTTAAGCAGCTCCGGCTCACCACCTGTGTACCCTACCCCGGTGATCTCCGCCATTCTCTCCCCCGCCCCGAGCCAGATCGATGTGAATTGCGCCCAGTTACAGCCGGGAGCGAAATTCGCCGGTAAACTTCTACAGCCGCACAACTGCCGCTACTGA